One genomic window of Deltaproteobacteria bacterium includes the following:
- a CDS encoding MBL fold metallo-hydrolase gives MLFRELNRGKCKTYLLACERTKKAALVDPLKEKVERYLASLAYFGCELEAIIDTHTHADHRTASWELYDITGAPVMMHRRAPAPHVDVHLDDGQLVPIGDERIRVLYTPGHTPDSVSLHIANRVLTGDTLLVRGTGRTDFPGGDAGDQYDGIVHKLFTLPDETLVFPAHDYRGHTHSTIGEEKRANPRVVGRTKQQYIELMNNLGLALPDKIQEVLQPNQTAIEDDSVHFPPLTELTQVRQLLPQEVQTRLASSTPPFILDVREQEEFKGDLGHITKSRLIPLKELPARVGELEAYKEKDIIVICRAGVRSTTAAAILTGLGFEHVSNMKGGMVEWNDQKLPVER, from the coding sequence ATGCTGTTTCGCGAACTCAACCGTGGCAAATGTAAGACGTATTTGCTTGCATGTGAGCGGACAAAGAAAGCGGCTCTCGTCGATCCATTGAAAGAGAAGGTCGAACGTTACCTTGCTTCGCTTGCCTACTTCGGCTGTGAGCTGGAAGCGATCATCGATACCCACACTCATGCTGATCATCGCACTGCCAGTTGGGAGTTGTATGATATTACTGGCGCGCCGGTCATGATGCATCGCCGGGCGCCTGCTCCCCATGTTGATGTCCACCTCGACGATGGCCAACTGGTGCCGATCGGGGATGAACGAATTCGTGTTCTGTATACCCCAGGGCATACACCAGACAGTGTCAGTCTCCACATCGCCAACCGAGTGCTGACAGGCGATACCTTGTTAGTTCGTGGTACGGGACGCACAGACTTCCCAGGTGGGGACGCTGGGGATCAGTACGATGGGATTGTCCACAAGTTATTTACCCTTCCTGACGAAACCTTGGTCTTTCCGGCCCATGACTATCGTGGTCATACACATTCCACTATTGGTGAAGAAAAACGCGCGAACCCACGTGTTGTCGGACGTACCAAGCAACAATACATCGAGCTCATGAACAACCTCGGTCTTGCGCTGCCAGACAAAATACAAGAAGTATTACAGCCCAATCAAACAGCCATCGAAGATGATTCTGTCCATTTTCCGCCCCTCACCGAACTGACCCAAGTACGGCAGCTCCTGCCTCAAGAGGTCCAAACGCGGCTTGCGAGCTCAACCCCACCGTTCATTCTTGACGTTCGTGAGCAAGAAGAGTTCAAAGGAGACTTGGGGCATATCACAAAGAGTCGTCTCATTCCGCTCAAGGAGTTACCGGCGCGTGTGGGCGAACTCGAAGCCTATAAAGAGAAAGACATTATCGTCATTTGCCGTGCTGGAGTGCGTAGCACAACGGCAGCCGCGATCTTAACTGGCCTCGGATTTGAACATGTCTCGAATATGAAAGGTGGTATGGTCGAGTGGAACGATCAGAAGCTTCCGGTGGAACGGTAA